The following are from one region of the Sandaracinus amylolyticus genome:
- a CDS encoding TolC family protein, whose translation MTSPSRAATIRAALSSLVLTSSVLAPASFASAQDATTTSDAPSETAPLAEAEIIDVEAFLRGEGRGITAEDAARLAVETGPSIESVRAQLAAARAGADRAMIAFFPRLSVEGRYTRLSPISQPNLFGGENTDELLDAAEQLAMGVDDPEARLLWQGQIMAQREQANFTFPVLLDNWSFGGSLTVPVTDIFLQIWPSYEAAQGAVRAQQHQVHAQSSEVAQNARETFYAFARARGGLAVARAAVAAAELQAQLIEAMVRAGTSAQVDFVRVQAQVATARVAALRAEAAVLTSATALRTVMHVDPDEDLAIAEDLLAPLPPVTDEREALVSAAFDQRAEVRALRELAGARGRQVDAAEGSRWPHLVLAGNLTAANPNQRIFPLTQEFQTTWDVSVVVSWSPNDFFVGEAAASEARAARSQVEADLRTLEDGIRIQVTQAYESLRAARAAIEAARAGVEAADETLRVRQEQYRAGATVVTELVLAVNERARAQLDLVSAALDARVAYSQLLRATGADENYQAPGE comes from the coding sequence ATGACGAGCCCGAGCCGCGCCGCGACCATCCGAGCGGCGCTCTCTTCGCTGGTGCTCACGTCGTCGGTGCTCGCGCCAGCGTCGTTCGCGAGCGCGCAGGACGCGACGACGACCAGCGACGCGCCGAGCGAGACGGCACCACTCGCCGAGGCCGAGATCATCGACGTCGAGGCGTTCTTGCGAGGCGAGGGACGCGGCATCACCGCCGAGGACGCGGCACGTCTGGCCGTGGAGACCGGCCCTTCGATCGAGTCGGTCCGCGCGCAGCTGGCCGCGGCGCGCGCCGGTGCGGACCGCGCGATGATCGCGTTCTTCCCGCGGCTCTCGGTCGAGGGCCGCTACACGCGCCTCTCGCCGATCTCGCAGCCCAACCTCTTCGGTGGCGAGAACACCGACGAGCTGCTCGACGCGGCCGAGCAGCTCGCGATGGGCGTCGACGATCCCGAGGCGCGCCTGCTCTGGCAGGGCCAGATCATGGCGCAGCGCGAGCAGGCCAACTTCACGTTCCCGGTGCTGCTCGACAACTGGAGCTTCGGCGGCTCGCTGACCGTGCCGGTGACCGACATCTTCCTTCAGATCTGGCCCTCGTACGAGGCCGCGCAGGGGGCGGTCCGCGCGCAGCAGCACCAGGTGCACGCGCAGTCGTCGGAGGTCGCGCAGAACGCGCGCGAGACGTTCTACGCGTTCGCGCGGGCGCGCGGCGGGCTCGCGGTCGCGCGCGCGGCGGTCGCGGCGGCGGAGCTGCAGGCGCAGCTCATCGAGGCGATGGTGCGCGCGGGCACGTCGGCGCAGGTCGACTTCGTGCGCGTGCAGGCGCAGGTCGCGACGGCGCGCGTCGCAGCGCTGCGCGCCGAGGCCGCGGTGCTGACGTCGGCGACCGCGCTCCGCACGGTGATGCACGTCGATCCCGACGAGGATCTCGCGATCGCGGAGGACCTCCTCGCGCCGCTGCCGCCGGTGACCGACGAGCGCGAGGCGCTCGTCTCCGCGGCGTTCGATCAGCGCGCAGAGGTGCGTGCGCTGCGCGAGCTCGCGGGCGCGCGTGGTCGCCAGGTCGACGCGGCGGAGGGCAGCCGCTGGCCGCACCTCGTGCTCGCCGGGAACCTGACGGCCGCGAACCCCAACCAGCGCATCTTCCCGCTGACCCAGGAGTTCCAGACGACGTGGGACGTCAGCGTCGTCGTCAGTTGGAGCCCCAACGACTTCTTCGTCGGCGAGGCCGCAGCGTCGGAGGCGCGGGCCGCGCGCTCGCAGGTCGAGGCCGATCTGCGCACGCTCGAGGACGGCATCCGCATCCAGGTCACGCAGGCGTACGAGAGCCTCCGCGCGGCGCGCGCCGCGATCGAGGCCGCGCGCGCCGGCGTCGAGGCCGCCGACGAGACGCTGCGCGTTCGCCAGGAGCAGTACCGCGCGGGCGCGACGGTCGTCACCGAGCTCGTGCTCGCGGTCAACGAGCGCGCGCGTGCGCAGCTCGATCTCGTCAGCGCCGCGCTCGACGCGCGCGTCGCGTACTCGCAGCTCCTGCGCGCCACGGGCGCCGACGAGAACTACCAGGCGCCCGGCGAATGA
- a CDS encoding (deoxy)nucleoside triphosphate pyrophosphohydrolase: MTTVIVAAAVVKREGRVLLTRRMQGTHLAGFWEFPGGKVEEGEDPEVAVVRECREECAIDLEVVDVVEVAFHRYERKDVLLLFYECRLASDREVQHLGVAEHTWVLPSELGDYPLPPPDERLVRKLQAGR; encoded by the coding sequence ATGACCACGGTCATCGTCGCGGCCGCGGTGGTGAAGCGGGAAGGGCGCGTGCTCCTCACGCGCCGCATGCAGGGCACCCATCTCGCCGGATTCTGGGAGTTTCCCGGCGGCAAGGTCGAAGAGGGCGAGGACCCGGAGGTCGCGGTCGTGCGCGAGTGCCGCGAGGAGTGCGCGATCGATCTCGAGGTCGTCGACGTCGTCGAGGTCGCGTTCCATCGCTACGAGCGCAAGGACGTGCTCCTGCTCTTCTACGAGTGCCGGCTCGCGAGCGATCGAGAGGTGCAGCACCTCGGGGTCGCCGAGCACACGTGGGTGCTTCCCTCGGAGCTCGGCGACTACCCGCTCCCGCCGCCCGACGAGCGGCTCGTCCGCAAGCTGCAAGCGGGTCGCTGA
- a CDS encoding DUF4126 domain-containing protein, with protein MAPLFVAGLLARLGVAEVGHAFEWLASTPALVLFGVATVVEMVADKVPALDHALDTISTFIRPVAGAIVAAAVLVRIEDPLIAVVVGMLVGAPVALAPHAAKASARVVSSGTTAGVANPVISTIEDVLAIVIAVLAFVVPILLVVAMLAFAILFVRWLRRRGQRAGQARA; from the coding sequence GTGGCTCCGCTCTTCGTCGCGGGGCTGCTCGCGCGGCTCGGTGTCGCGGAGGTGGGCCACGCGTTCGAGTGGCTCGCGTCGACGCCCGCGCTCGTGCTCTTCGGCGTCGCGACGGTCGTCGAGATGGTCGCGGACAAGGTGCCCGCGCTGGATCACGCGCTCGACACGATCTCGACGTTCATCCGCCCGGTCGCGGGCGCGATCGTGGCCGCCGCGGTGTTGGTGCGGATCGAAGATCCGCTGATCGCGGTGGTCGTCGGCATGCTCGTCGGCGCGCCGGTCGCGCTCGCACCGCACGCCGCGAAGGCGAGCGCGCGTGTCGTCTCGAGCGGCACGACCGCGGGCGTCGCGAACCCGGTGATCAGCACGATCGAGGACGTGCTCGCGATCGTGATCGCGGTGCTCGCCTTCGTCGTGCCGATCCTGCTCGTGGTCGCGATGCTCGCGTTCGCGATCCTGTTCGTGCGCTGGCTGCGTCGTCGAGGTCAGCGCGCCGGCCAGGCGCGCGCGTGA
- a CDS encoding DUF934 domain-containing protein: MRLVRDRRVVDDSFVHVGDEGEIPDGADVIVPWSRWTKERAALSARRGRLGVRIPSDRKAEEIAPDVGSFAVIAIEFPKFADGRGYSIARHLRDRYAYRGELRAVGNVLRDQIFYLSRCGFDTFEVDPSKKAEDAIAGLDDFSVKYQTAADEKTPIWRRHARAWPAR; the protein is encoded by the coding sequence ATGCGGCTGGTGCGTGATCGACGCGTGGTCGACGACTCGTTCGTGCACGTCGGCGACGAGGGCGAGATCCCGGACGGCGCCGACGTGATCGTGCCGTGGTCGCGATGGACCAAGGAGCGCGCCGCGCTGAGCGCGCGTCGTGGCCGCCTCGGGGTGCGCATCCCGAGCGATCGCAAGGCGGAGGAGATCGCGCCCGACGTGGGCTCGTTCGCGGTGATCGCGATCGAGTTCCCGAAGTTCGCGGATGGTCGCGGCTACTCCATCGCGCGCCATCTGCGCGATCGCTACGCGTACCGCGGCGAGCTACGCGCAGTGGGCAACGTGCTGCGCGATCAGATCTTCTATCTCTCGCGCTGCGGGTTCGACACGTTCGAGGTCGATCCGAGCAAGAAGGCCGAGGACGCGATCGCGGGCCTCGACGACTTCTCGGTGAAGTACCAGACCGCCGCCGACGAGAAGACGCCGATCTGGCGCCGTCACGCGCGCGCCTGGCCGGCGCGCTGA
- a CDS encoding nitrite/sulfite reductase — MYQYDEHDQRIVEERARQFRDQVRRRLSGELTEEEFRPLRLQNGLYLQLHAYMMRIAIPYGLLSTKQLRKLGDIARRFDRGYGHFTTRQNLQLNWPRLVDVPEILDELASVQMHAIQTSGNCIRNITSDPFAGVAKDELEDPRPYCEILRQWSTFHPEFAFLPRKFKIAISGAESDRAAIAIHDIGLRLVKNEQGEIGFEYFAGGGLGRTPILGERIRAFLPKRELLAYTEAVLRVYNADGRRDNKFKARIKILVKETGVAEFTRRVEEEFARMKEDGTAIVLDDEEIARMKAYFTPPAYETLPDESLEGAKLGKDREYARWLSANVVPHRVPGYAIVQLSTKSDEVPPGDVSSDQMDAIADLADRYGFGQVVVTHRQNLVLPDVRIRDLREVHAALKALGFATPNLDRVTDIIACPGLDYCDLANARSIPIAKEIQATLDDADRVHDLGPLTINISGCINACGHHHVGNIGILGIDKQGEEFYQVTVGGSAREDAAIGKVLGRALSSEEVAPAIARLVDRFAQVREHDEETFLEAFRRLGPNPFKEALYAAGA; from the coding sequence ATGTACCAGTACGACGAGCACGATCAGCGAATCGTCGAAGAGCGCGCGCGCCAGTTCCGCGATCAGGTGCGGCGGCGCCTGAGCGGCGAGCTCACCGAAGAGGAGTTCCGCCCGCTGCGCCTGCAGAACGGCCTCTATCTGCAGCTGCACGCGTACATGATGCGGATCGCGATCCCCTACGGGCTGCTCAGCACGAAGCAGCTGCGCAAGCTCGGCGACATCGCGCGTCGTTTCGATCGCGGCTACGGTCACTTCACGACACGCCAGAACCTGCAGCTCAACTGGCCGCGCCTCGTCGACGTGCCCGAGATCCTTGACGAGCTCGCGAGCGTGCAGATGCACGCGATCCAGACGAGCGGGAACTGCATCCGGAACATCACGAGCGATCCCTTCGCGGGCGTGGCGAAGGACGAGCTCGAGGATCCGCGTCCGTACTGCGAGATCCTGCGTCAGTGGTCGACGTTCCACCCCGAGTTCGCGTTCCTGCCGCGCAAGTTCAAGATCGCGATCAGCGGCGCGGAGAGCGATCGCGCGGCGATCGCGATCCACGACATCGGCCTGCGACTCGTGAAGAACGAGCAGGGCGAGATCGGCTTCGAGTACTTCGCGGGCGGCGGGCTCGGTCGCACCCCGATCCTCGGCGAGCGCATCCGCGCGTTCCTGCCGAAGCGCGAGCTGCTCGCGTACACCGAGGCCGTGCTGCGCGTCTACAACGCGGACGGTCGGCGCGACAACAAGTTCAAGGCGCGCATCAAGATCCTCGTGAAGGAGACTGGCGTCGCCGAGTTCACCCGCCGCGTCGAGGAAGAGTTCGCGCGCATGAAGGAGGACGGCACCGCGATCGTCCTCGACGACGAAGAGATCGCGCGCATGAAGGCGTACTTCACGCCGCCCGCGTACGAGACGCTCCCCGACGAGAGCCTCGAGGGCGCGAAGCTCGGCAAGGATCGCGAGTACGCGCGCTGGCTCTCGGCGAACGTCGTGCCGCATCGCGTGCCCGGCTACGCGATCGTGCAGCTCTCGACGAAGTCGGACGAGGTGCCGCCCGGCGACGTCAGCTCGGATCAGATGGACGCGATCGCCGATCTCGCCGATCGCTACGGGTTCGGGCAGGTCGTGGTGACGCACCGGCAGAACCTCGTGCTCCCCGACGTGCGCATCCGTGATCTGCGCGAGGTGCACGCGGCGCTGAAGGCGCTCGGGTTCGCGACGCCGAACCTCGATCGCGTGACCGACATCATCGCGTGCCCCGGGCTCGACTACTGCGACCTCGCGAACGCGCGCTCGATCCCGATCGCGAAGGAGATCCAGGCGACGCTCGACGACGCGGATCGTGTGCACGACCTCGGGCCGCTCACGATCAACATCTCGGGCTGCATCAACGCCTGCGGTCACCACCACGTCGGGAACATCGGGATCCTCGGGATCGACAAGCAGGGCGAGGAGTTCTACCAGGTGACCGTCGGCGGCTCGGCGCGCGAGGACGCGGCGATCGGCAAGGTGCTCGGTCGAGCGCTCTCCTCCGAAGAGGTCGCGCCCGCGATCGCACGGCTGGTCGATCGCTTCGCGCAGGTGCGCGAGCACGACGAAGAGACGTTCCTCGAGGCGTTCCGCCGCCTCGGCCCCAATCCGTTCAAGGAGGCCCTCTATGCGGCTGGTGCGTGA
- a CDS encoding DUF2849 domain-containing protein, with translation MAEKIERTLFVITGNRLADGRVVYLRGDQTWGSDFDAAEQLDDAARRDQLVASAQREHNLVVTGIYAFDVGLTASGDRVLSARERLRAAGEVSVRRRLRVGVEA, from the coding sequence GTGGCTGAGAAAATCGAGCGCACGCTCTTCGTGATCACCGGGAACCGGCTCGCCGACGGGCGGGTCGTGTACCTGCGCGGCGACCAGACGTGGGGCAGCGACTTCGACGCCGCCGAGCAGCTCGACGACGCAGCGCGGCGCGACCAGCTCGTCGCGTCGGCGCAGCGCGAGCACAACCTCGTCGTCACGGGCATCTACGCGTTCGACGTCGGCCTGACGGCGAGCGGCGACCGCGTGCTCAGCGCGCGCGAGCGGCTGCGCGCGGCGGGCGAAGTGAGCGTGAGGCGGCGTCTTCGCGTCGGCGTCGAGGCCTAA
- a CDS encoding DNA-3-methyladenine glycosylase — MTARLTQEFFAREVEIVARDLLGRHLVRDRGTADEVVLRITETEAYGGPEDSASHCRAGRTARNAPMWGPPGHAYVYVCYGLHQMLNLVTGEEGRGQAVLIRSCELVSGSEIVRARRRMDREGPALLAGPGKVGAALALDRSFSGASLFDEGALEAHQGLAIVDRDVLVGARVGVDYATARDRAAKKRFAIAGSRWVTHANSLRRARSR, encoded by the coding sequence ATGACCGCTCGGCTGACGCAGGAGTTCTTCGCGCGCGAGGTCGAGATCGTCGCGCGCGACCTGCTCGGGCGTCATCTGGTGCGCGATCGCGGCACGGCCGACGAGGTCGTGCTGCGCATCACCGAGACCGAGGCCTACGGTGGGCCCGAGGACAGCGCGAGCCACTGCCGCGCGGGGCGCACCGCGCGCAACGCGCCGATGTGGGGGCCGCCCGGCCACGCGTACGTCTACGTCTGCTACGGGCTGCACCAGATGCTCAACCTCGTGACCGGCGAGGAAGGGCGCGGGCAGGCGGTGCTGATCCGATCGTGCGAGCTCGTGTCGGGGAGCGAGATCGTGCGGGCGCGTCGTCGGATGGATCGCGAGGGGCCGGCGCTGCTCGCGGGGCCGGGGAAGGTCGGTGCCGCGCTGGCGCTCGATCGCAGCTTCTCGGGCGCGTCGCTCTTCGACGAAGGCGCGCTCGAGGCGCACCAGGGGTTGGCGATCGTCGATCGCGACGTGCTCGTCGGCGCGCGCGTCGGCGTGGACTACGCGACGGCGCGCGATCGCGCGGCCAAGAAGCGCTTCGCGATCGCGGGCTCGCGCTGGGTCACGCACGCCAATTCGTTGCGGCGCGCACGTTCGCGCTAG
- the apaG gene encoding Co2+/Mg2+ efflux protein ApaG, with amino-acid sequence MLLEGAFVQPTTTSTAITDGIRITVTSRYLAEQSTPLAHRYVWAYTVRITNEGGSAAKLESRHWIITDARGKVEEVKGPGVVGEQPHLAPGQSFQYTSGCMLATSRGAMRGTYQMVRDDGGAFDAEIATFALELPLTLN; translated from the coding sequence TTGCTTCTCGAAGGAGCCTTCGTGCAGCCGACGACGACCTCGACCGCGATCACCGACGGCATCCGCATCACCGTGACGAGCCGCTACCTGGCGGAGCAGTCGACGCCGCTCGCGCACCGCTACGTGTGGGCCTACACGGTGCGGATCACGAACGAGGGCGGCAGCGCGGCGAAGCTCGAGAGCCGCCACTGGATCATCACCGACGCGCGCGGGAAGGTCGAAGAGGTGAAGGGCCCGGGCGTCGTCGGCGAGCAGCCCCACCTCGCGCCCGGACAGTCGTTCCAGTACACGAGCGGCTGCATGCTCGCGACGTCGCGCGGCGCGATGCGCGGCACCTATCAGATGGTGCGCGACGACGGCGGCGCGTTCGACGCGGAGATCGCGACGTTCGCGCTCGAGCTGCCGCTCACCTTGAACTGA
- a CDS encoding macro domain-containing protein, translated as MIQASAYELPTSRRVGVVAHDGATDTRLWPGPGADRELLSQYGNDLQSNLERELDKVPDEELPIGGLMRLHPGRLHCDFLVWIATRPPEDAGRQAQAPDRATIETAVRSVLDFVAERHVIRVAFPALGAGPGALEDAERLAIVARACSQWYEQRFASGKSTGIEEVLICDPRLSVVTSARRMVSQLVKAPPPEPRPAATAAPKVERRASGGGGGSKPRAAAAPKKPRLDENELARARATAKPWDRSVRYQPGDWFVHAKFGFGRVHELTPEGFIVVLFEDGETRKLVHAR; from the coding sequence ATGATCCAGGCGTCCGCCTACGAGCTCCCGACCTCGCGCCGCGTCGGCGTCGTCGCACACGACGGTGCGACGGACACGCGGCTCTGGCCCGGGCCCGGTGCGGATCGCGAGCTGCTCTCGCAGTACGGCAACGACCTGCAGTCGAACCTCGAGCGCGAGCTCGACAAGGTGCCGGACGAAGAGCTCCCGATCGGCGGTCTGATGCGCCTTCATCCGGGCCGTCTGCACTGCGACTTCCTCGTGTGGATCGCGACGCGTCCGCCCGAGGACGCGGGCCGTCAGGCGCAGGCGCCCGATCGCGCGACGATCGAGACCGCGGTGCGCTCGGTGCTCGACTTCGTCGCCGAGCGCCACGTGATCCGCGTCGCGTTCCCCGCGCTGGGCGCGGGACCGGGCGCGCTCGAGGACGCCGAGCGCCTCGCGATCGTCGCGCGCGCGTGCAGCCAGTGGTACGAGCAGCGCTTCGCGAGCGGGAAGTCGACCGGCATCGAGGAAGTGCTGATCTGCGATCCGCGCCTCTCGGTCGTCACCTCGGCGCGCCGCATGGTGTCGCAGCTCGTGAAGGCGCCGCCGCCGGAGCCGCGTCCCGCGGCGACCGCGGCCCCCAAGGTCGAGCGTCGTGCGAGCGGTGGTGGTGGCGGCAGCAAGCCGCGCGCGGCCGCTGCGCCCAAGAAGCCGCGCCTCGACGAGAACGAGCTCGCGCGCGCGCGTGCGACCGCGAAGCCGTGGGATCGCAGCGTTCGCTATCAGCCGGGTGACTGGTTCGTGCACGCGAAGTTCGGCTTCGGTCGCGTCCACGAGCTCACGCCCGAGGGGTTCATCGTCGTGCTCTTCGAGGACGGCGAGACCCGCAAGCTCGTCCACGCGCGCTGA
- a CDS encoding L-threonylcarbamoyladenylate synthase has translation MPRLEINRQHPEPRKIERAVAILRDDGVLAYPTDTVYGLGCSITSKKAVERIYRMKRMKPDQPLAFICPDLGDLAKYAIVDDRTYRLMRRLTPGPYCFILEATREVPRILQMKRKTVGIRVPHDEVALALVRALGNPIVSTTAAIEGQPLIDPAEIDDTFPGIDLILDGGFGGITPSTVLDLTGRDIVVVREGAGPVDAL, from the coding sequence ATGCCGCGCCTCGAGATCAACCGGCAGCACCCCGAGCCGCGCAAGATCGAGCGCGCGGTCGCGATCCTGCGCGACGACGGGGTGCTCGCGTACCCGACCGACACGGTCTACGGGCTCGGTTGCAGCATCACGAGCAAGAAGGCGGTCGAGCGCATCTACCGCATGAAGCGGATGAAGCCCGATCAGCCGCTCGCGTTCATCTGCCCGGACCTCGGGGATCTCGCGAAGTACGCGATCGTCGACGACCGCACGTATCGCCTGATGCGGCGGCTCACGCCGGGCCCCTACTGCTTCATCCTCGAGGCGACGCGCGAGGTGCCGCGCATCCTGCAGATGAAGCGCAAGACGGTGGGCATCCGCGTGCCGCACGACGAGGTCGCGCTCGCGCTGGTGCGCGCGCTCGGCAACCCGATCGTGAGCACGACTGCGGCGATCGAAGGTCAGCCGCTGATCGATCCCGCGGAGATCGACGACACGTTCCCGGGGATCGATCTGATCCTCGACGGCGGCTTCGGTGGGATCACGCCGTCGACGGTGCTCGATCTGACGGGGCGCGACATCGTCGTGGTGCGCGAGGGCGCGGGTCCCGTCGACGCGCTCTGA
- the coaBC gene encoding bifunctional phosphopantothenoylcysteine decarboxylase/phosphopantothenate--cysteine ligase CoaBC, with the protein MISGRRIVLGVGGGIAAYKAVVLARELLRRGAQLRVVMTESATRFVGPVTFTGITGTPPVIDLWDARYAGEIHVELAAWAEAIVIAPATANLLARMASGLADDALSATLLCSDKRVLVAPAMHHRMWSHPATRRNVAQLRDDGVLFAGPVSGPLASGEEGMGRMAEPDAIADALEVLFRETRDLSGRTVLISAGPTLEPVDPVRFLGNRSSGRMGYAIAERARQRGARVILVSGPVALAAPEGVERVSVRTAIEMQEAITSRLSDCDAVIMAAAVADFRPREAAAHKLKKIEGEETRVIELVRNPDILAGLGASRRGARPVLVGFAVETENLVAAARTKLETKKVDLVVANHASVAFEGDDNEATLVTRDDEENTGRVTKHALADRILDRVHALLKP; encoded by the coding sequence GTGATCTCCGGTCGTCGCATCGTGCTCGGCGTCGGCGGCGGCATCGCCGCGTACAAGGCGGTCGTCCTCGCGCGCGAGCTGCTGCGTCGAGGCGCGCAGCTGCGTGTGGTGATGACCGAGTCCGCGACGCGCTTCGTCGGTCCGGTCACGTTCACCGGCATCACCGGCACGCCGCCCGTGATCGATCTCTGGGATGCGCGCTACGCGGGCGAGATCCACGTCGAGCTCGCCGCGTGGGCCGAGGCGATCGTCATCGCGCCCGCCACCGCGAACCTGCTCGCGCGCATGGCGTCGGGCCTCGCCGACGACGCGCTCTCCGCGACGCTGCTGTGCAGCGACAAGCGCGTGCTCGTCGCGCCCGCGATGCACCACCGCATGTGGTCGCACCCCGCGACGCGCCGCAACGTCGCGCAGCTGCGCGACGACGGAGTGCTCTTCGCGGGCCCCGTCTCGGGCCCGCTCGCGAGCGGCGAAGAAGGCATGGGCCGCATGGCCGAGCCCGACGCGATCGCCGACGCGCTCGAGGTGCTCTTCCGCGAGACCCGCGATCTCTCGGGCCGCACCGTGCTCATCTCGGCGGGCCCCACCCTCGAGCCCGTCGATCCCGTGCGCTTCCTCGGCAACCGCTCCAGCGGGCGCATGGGCTACGCGATCGCGGAGCGCGCCCGACAGCGCGGCGCGCGCGTGATCCTCGTGAGCGGCCCGGTCGCGCTCGCTGCGCCCGAGGGCGTCGAGCGAGTGTCGGTGCGCACCGCGATCGAGATGCAGGAGGCGATCACGTCGCGCCTCTCCGATTGCGACGCCGTGATCATGGCGGCCGCGGTCGCCGACTTCCGCCCGCGCGAGGCCGCGGCGCACAAGCTGAAGAAGATCGAGGGCGAAGAGACGCGCGTGATCGAGCTGGTGCGGAACCCCGACATCCTCGCGGGGCTGGGCGCGTCACGACGCGGCGCACGCCCGGTGCTCGTCGGATTCGCGGTGGAGACCGAGAACCTCGTCGCAGCCGCGCGCACGAAGCTCGAGACCAAGAAGGTCGATCTCGTCGTCGCGAACCACGCGAGCGTCGCGTTCGAGGGCGACGACAACGAGGCGACGCTGGTCACCCGCGACGACGAAGAGAACACCGGCCGCGTCACCAAACACGCGCTCGCCGATCGCATCCTCGATCGCGTGCACGCGCTGCTGAAGCCCTGA
- a CDS encoding VanW family protein produces MIGGLVCLLVASALAGLALAHHEPVRAAVPDATVRVTGEEITRDADAATIASEIARAWGEQPIVLRVGDERIEGTRASFGGRIDVGALTARIEQARDPASLMRRLHAQLSTDAPLELPIDVRVDSPSTLATLLERKDHLDVRPRDARIEPRTGAIVPEREGLTLDVHGTLDALTDAMRTGAPEASARILREPPRRTARDLANVRLDATLGSFETRYSTSPDAAARTHNLRVAASRLDGLVLMPGETLDFNEVVGERNEANGFRPAPQIAAGELVDGIGGGTCQIAGTLHAAAFFAGLPIVERSPHSRPSTYVWMGLDAVVVYARLNLRFTNDLPFPIALAMSVEGGVVRAEIRGASSGRLVSFARRIESMAPFRERTEDDATLPAGVRVLDQRGVPGFTVVRDRVIRDVERNQARRQRIEDVYPPTDQIWRVGTGPAAPAGYVAPIGDDHPEYTTDEYLVATQGSGVEGTEITRRGGVSTQAGWTQAYIAPR; encoded by the coding sequence ATGATCGGCGGGCTCGTCTGCCTGCTCGTCGCGAGCGCGCTCGCCGGGCTGGCGCTCGCCCATCACGAGCCCGTGCGTGCGGCCGTGCCCGACGCGACCGTTCGCGTCACGGGCGAGGAGATCACGCGCGATGCCGACGCCGCGACGATCGCGTCGGAGATCGCGCGCGCCTGGGGCGAGCAGCCGATCGTGCTGCGGGTCGGAGACGAGCGGATCGAGGGCACGCGCGCTTCGTTCGGCGGTCGCATCGACGTCGGCGCGCTCACCGCGCGCATCGAGCAGGCGCGCGATCCCGCGTCGCTCATGCGACGGTTGCACGCGCAACTCTCGACCGATGCGCCCCTCGAGCTCCCGATCGACGTCCGTGTCGATTCCCCGAGCACGCTCGCGACGCTGCTCGAGCGCAAGGATCACCTCGACGTGCGCCCACGCGACGCGCGCATCGAGCCGCGCACCGGCGCGATCGTGCCCGAGCGCGAGGGGCTGACGCTCGACGTGCACGGCACCCTCGACGCGCTCACCGACGCGATGCGCACCGGCGCACCCGAGGCGAGCGCGCGCATCCTCCGGGAGCCGCCGCGCCGCACCGCGCGCGATCTCGCGAACGTACGGCTCGATGCGACCCTCGGATCGTTCGAGACGCGCTACAGCACCTCGCCGGACGCCGCCGCGCGCACTCACAATCTGCGGGTCGCGGCGTCGCGCCTCGACGGGCTCGTGCTGATGCCCGGCGAGACCCTCGACTTCAACGAGGTCGTCGGCGAGCGCAACGAGGCGAACGGGTTCCGCCCTGCCCCGCAGATCGCGGCGGGCGAGCTCGTCGACGGAATCGGCGGCGGCACCTGCCAGATCGCGGGCACGCTCCACGCGGCCGCGTTCTTCGCGGGCCTGCCCATCGTCGAGCGCTCGCCGCACAGCCGGCCGAGCACGTACGTCTGGATGGGCCTGGACGCGGTCGTCGTGTACGCGCGATTGAACCTGCGCTTCACCAACGATCTCCCGTTCCCGATCGCGCTCGCGATGAGCGTCGAAGGCGGCGTGGTGCGCGCCGAGATCCGTGGCGCGTCGTCGGGTCGCCTCGTCTCGTTCGCGCGGCGCATCGAGTCGATGGCTCCGTTCCGCGAGCGCACCGAAGACGACGCGACGTTGCCCGCGGGGGTGCGCGTGCTCGATCAGCGCGGCGTGCCCGGCTTCACCGTCGTGCGTGATCGCGTGATCCGCGACGTCGAGCGCAACCAGGCGCGCCGGCAGCGCATCGAGGACGTGTACCCGCCGACCGATCAGATCTGGCGCGTCGGCACCGGTCCCGCAGCGCCCGCGGGCTACGTCGCGCCGATCGGCGACGATCACCCGGAGTACACGACCGACGAGTACCTCGTGGCGACCCAGGGCTCGGGCGTCGAGGGCACGGAGATCACGCGTCGCGGCGGCGTGAGCACGCAGGCGGGCTGGACCCAGGCGTACATCGCCCCGCGTTGA